AAGAGTAGGGCAGAGTTTGAAGACCTCATGTATCAAACTCTTAAAGCGGCAGGAACTCCCAATGCGGCCGGTAACCAGATTCCTGTAGGTATTCAAATCGGTCTTGGAACAAAGGTTACTACTGTCTCTAAGCTTTTTTCTCAGGGAAATTTTATTCATACAGAAAATCAGCTTGACGTGGCCATAGAGGGAGACGGTTTCTTTAAAGTTCTTCTTCCTAGCGGAGATACCGCTTATACGAGGGATGGAGCCTTCAAGGTAGATAAAGATGGTAGGCTTGTTACCCATGAAGGTTATGTGCTTCTGCCAGAGATAACAATTCCCCCTGATGCCATAAGGGTCAACATAGCAGAAGACGGAACTGTTACGGTGGAGCTTCCCGGCCAACCTACCCCTCAGGAGATAGGGAGGATAACATTGATAAAGTTTATCAATCCTTCGGGTCTAAAAGCTATTGGGAAAAACCTCTTTTTAGAAACAGATGCTTCAGGAACTCCTCAAGAAGGTATTCCCGGAACGGAAGGTTTTGGAACTTTGGCTCAAGGGTTTCTAGAGTCTTCTAACGTAAATGTGGTTGAAGAAATGGTTAATATGATAATTGCCCACAGAGCTTATGACTTTAATTCCAAGGCTATCCAGACTTCTGATGCTATGCTCCAGACGGCTGTTAACCTTAAAAGGTAAATTTAATATTTTAATACTGTTTTTCGTGATTTTTTTTTCTTCTTCTCCTTCCTTAGCTGGAGGGAAGGAGGAATCTTTTGTTAATTTGGCACTAAGGAATGTTGAATTTTCTATTTCGGGAAAGGTAGAAAAACTCTTAGTAGATGGAAGAGTTACAAACGGACAGGTTTTAAAGGGTTGTGAAATTGAAAATGTAGTTCCAATTTCCCATCTGGTTATAAGAAGGCCCGGAAGGTTCCTCATCCAGCTAAAAGTGAAATGCAAAAATTCGTTTCTTACGAGAACTTTGAATGTTAAATTCAACGTTGATGCTGAGGTTTGGGGGTTTGAGACTACTGATGTCGTTGAACGCGGAGAATATTTAACGGGAAAAGTAAAAAGAAAAAAAGTTCTCCTCTCTACTGTAAGAGGAAAACTTTTTGACGGTAATCCAGAAAAGGTGGTAGCAAAGACAAGATTACCGGCGGGAACTTTTGTTTTAAAAAGATTTGTAGAAGTTCCTTTTGCTGTAAAGAGGGGACAACTCGTAAAAATAGTAGCTGAGAAAGGGGGGATTTATGTTGAAACTACCGGCAAAGCTCTCCAAAATGGCCGTGTTGGTGATATAATCAAAGTCAAAAACATTTATAGCGGAAAGGTTATTGAAGGAAGAGTAAAAGATGAAGAAACAGTTGTCATTCTTGTTTTTTAGCCTCCTGTTAACCTCCTGCTTTAGCAAGCCTCAAGGAACAGTTTCTTACACTCCTCCTCCTCCAAAGCTTAACTTTCAGACAAAGCCGTTAAGTGAGGGATCTCTCTGGAACGACAACGGAAGATTTAAATACATCTATGGAGACTCAAAAGCA
The DNA window shown above is from Desulfurobacteriaceae bacterium and carries:
- the flgG gene encoding flagellar basal-body rod protein FlgG; amino-acid sequence: MIRSLWSAASGMHAQQINLDVISNNLANVDTTGFKKSRAEFEDLMYQTLKAAGTPNAAGNQIPVGIQIGLGTKVTTVSKLFSQGNFIHTENQLDVAIEGDGFFKVLLPSGDTAYTRDGAFKVDKDGRLVTHEGYVLLPEITIPPDAIRVNIAEDGTVTVELPGQPTPQEIGRITLIKFINPSGLKAIGKNLFLETDASGTPQEGIPGTEGFGTLAQGFLESSNVNVVEEMVNMIIAHRAYDFNSKAIQTSDAMLQTAVNLKR
- the flgA gene encoding flagellar basal body P-ring formation chaperone FlgA, yielding MALRNVEFSISGKVEKLLVDGRVTNGQVLKGCEIENVVPISHLVIRRPGRFLIQLKVKCKNSFLTRTLNVKFNVDAEVWGFETTDVVERGEYLTGKVKRKKVLLSTVRGKLFDGNPEKVVAKTRLPAGTFVLKRFVEVPFAVKRGQLVKIVAEKGGIYVETTGKALQNGRVGDIIKVKNIYSGKVIEGRVKDEETVVILVF